tgatgattttTGCAGCCAAGAATCAAATAAAACCAATTTTTAGTCACTCCTTTTGTTATTTCTGATCATGTTTCAGGTCATGTTACAATCGCTAGTCTTTGTTAGTAGCATCCTCTTGATACTATGGAACGTAATAGGTTCAAGGTCATTGGGTAAGAAGCTGTTATTTGAAACAATAGTATCGTTTtaaagtccattcgtaaatgttatgtccgcatcgtttggggctctggagggcgaactactggttggatttgTTTTGGAATTTGGTTTTTATTCATCCTTGCCTCAAGGCCCAACAGGATTCTAGGACTTCAGCATTCTCAGtccagaaatgaaatggcccaACGGCCATTTTGAGGGTCCCCTCGATAGGCCATGTTGTGTTTCTgggtatttctcattcattcttggcaTATGAGTAGATAGACACAAACGAATGATATCCTGAACATATCATCCAGATTGGTCAAGAAGAAAACCgaacagagcggaaaatgtccccattcaatgcactacgtcaatgtacaaaAATGCACACAAAAAAGTATATTTTGCAACCGTAGTTACTAAAATGAAAAGATTCTGTTGGGCTTTGTGGCAAGGATCAATTGaaatcaaacttcaaagaaagccgaccagtagttcgcccttcagagccccaaatgatgcggacataacatttacgaatggactagaGTCCGTCGACTTGTGTAATTCAAATGCGTCTTTCGAGTATAGAGATTTCAGGAGTTGTTAGAAGGCACTTTAGCACCACGCACAGGCAGCGTGTGTACATGTGTGCGTCAGAGCATACAGCGCATGCCACTGACATTCATATAATGTTTGTTCTATTGTTTCGAGTCACAAGGTGTTACACTTATTCTACTAAGTATTAGACCATCACCCGTTGTCGGCAACATCTGGCTCTGAACCAATAATCACACGTGGTCAGTTAAATCAAATTAGAATTCAATCTCAGACacaattattttccctcacacaatggatacacaatagaattatggaagtgactatttggcaagtccggcttaccaaacagcgccttttactgccctagatggagagccgaactcatgcatattcaaccatccaggagctcattatcattcgtggcaacacggtcagcaacactggagttacagtgaaacgcctttagaaatgcacactaattcatttaacatgcttatcagttaaatcacgttgacgactttttttgtaaatccatacagtcatgtacatgtacatgtttcttcatggattattgaccaaaacccgagtttagtaacagaaattgaatcgagagcgggaagtcggccattgttaaatatgcgcatagaaattcgaatatgacgtcactgctctctgattggccaacatgttgttacttctccggctcgccaaagagggtagtatttttgccctgtttggcaagcccggcttgccgaacagagttgatttttagtgctgtttggcaagcggctctccaagcagggcaaaaaaagatgcctgttcggcgagccgcttgccaaatagagCCGGCCTAGAATTATATTGTCTCAAgcaaaataattctgggccactctGTAGTGTTCAACATACACCACCATCTTTTGGTAAATATGATATGGCTGCATTCCCGAGTTAAAGTACCTTTGGcaagaacgatatgaaaaacaccaCCGTGGACTCGTGCCGCTGGATATCCTACTTCTTACTGTTTATAGTTGTAAATGCTTACTAGTTCTTTGAATACATGACATTAATACTAGATTGATATTATTGCAGACTATGAGCCAGTTGCGTGTTTCCTTGCACCACGCAATGGGAAGAGTGTCGACCTTAAAGGAACCCATGTGAAGAACTTTAAATCGTCATTGGATTTCTCGGCTCTTGAAAAGACAGTCGTACACCCTTGCTACGAATTACTCAAACACAACAATGATGTATTGTACTTCGGTATTTTTGACCACAGCGAGTGTTATAGCTTTAAAAAGGGGTGGCTGAACATAGAGCTTCTTAAACACCCATCTCGTGAATGCAAGGATGGAAAGGTTGGAGGGAAGGATACAATATTTCTATACAAGATCAGGCAATATACAGGTAAAGTTGGCCCACTATTTACATTGTCGGATGAATAATAAGATAATTAGAAAGAGTACGTTTATTgctttcaatatacatgtacctggacGGAAATGAAGACGAATGTATGTTTGAAACATTTCCAGCGATTTATAATGTTTGCTTCTATCTGGCCCTAATTAATACACacccctgagacatttcccctcattggctgaaatacagggctgagttgttcaaaacaacgttagttTTTCGAGACATTAAGTCTTAACATGAAAATGTTAATGGGTTtgactgaaagagataacgtcatTAAggggatacttaacgtaactgtTAGGGATAACGGGAcgtttgtgcttttgaacatcTGGGCCCAGGCGTACATTGTACGTAATATTTAAGTCACCATccgagatacatgtatatcagtcaGTGTCGATTCCAGTACATTCCGTCACCAAGATACATGAACAACCAATGGAAATGTATCGATGATACAGTGTTGATGAAATGCATGGAATCGGATGCTGGCGACACTCTGATTGGTCGCATTTCACTTCAGCCATTGCGGGGTTCGTGTGTAGGGCCGGAGAGGCgaatattaacccctgatttcctcaggatgatgcGCAACTTACCTGAGAAGAAATAGCTGTATTGATTTAGTTTTCTTGCAGAATATGGATGTTTCCTCACTACAAGTGAAGGCAAAAGTATCGACCTAAAAGGAACCATGGTGGCGAACTTCAAATCAGCATTGATCGACTCGGCGCTAGATAAGACGGTCGTACACCCGTGTTATGATACATTAAAGGACAACGAGGACGTATTGTACTTCGGCATCGTGGACAACAGCGAGTGCTACAGTTTCAAGAAGGGGTGGCACAACAGAGACATACTTGCACAGCCGTCCGACAGGTGCACGGACGGAAAGGTGGGAGGGAAGGATACCGTATTTCTTTATACGATCAGACGACATTGGAGTAAGTACAGGTCGACTATAGTCCAGTCTTAAATGTTATGTTTGGGGTGCTGGAGGGCAAAACGATGGTGGTTCGGCATGATAAAAGGAGACGTTGCCAATGTTCCACGTCATGTCGCAGCTTCTATAAACTGCAAAACGCACGAGCACCAGTCATGTTTTAAAGGTCATCCGAACATCATGATAGAATACCACCAATGGGTATCATAATATCATACgctttttttcctgaaaaaaaccaattaacgatttttctgaaaaaattctCACAGTAAAGCATGCAATACATAACATTATGTTGACGTCCTTAGCTGTTCCGTTTGTAGTTTTACCACGGTAGAAGAATAGGTAATTATTATTTtccaaattacatgtatgtgagaaAATTTATTCATACTTTTTTACATGTTGCAGAAAAAGACGAATTGTAAAGAACAACTACACTACACAGGTGAACGGATTGACAAAACGACCAATGTACAGTATATACACATTGAAGTACGACGGTATTTCCTCTGTGTCGTTATCAGTATGGACGCTATATTGCCAAAAACGTCGAAGGCAACGATAACAAAAATGAGCCTTTTCCTGATAAACTTGTAGACCATTTCGATCTCCCAGAACGATGGGCCCAAGTCAGCAACAGGAGCTTTGCGACCCTCGGTCATCATCCGTGCGTTCATAACATAATGGAACATGTCTACAGGAATAGCTATCATAAAAGTTCTCTCCGGTAACGGCGGAACTCTTGCAATAATTCTGAAATTAATGTACACATGAATCGGTATACGATCTTTAAAATAGTAttatcatattacatgtataaatcGGAATTTTCGACCTGGTCACCTCAAAAGTTCATTGTAGAATTAGTAGGGTTCTTTGCTGGTGTTGCCACCAAGCTCAAGGTGACAGAAGTAGGCAGTTGTGAGCTGGAGACAAACATGGAAGACAAAATAATATTTCTTCACGACTTTCTCTttaatctttctcaaactaagaAAAAACTATCAGCAACATATCAGGTAACAGTTTAGCCTACCGGTTGGGAAATGTGACATCGCTTAGAGGGAGATGGCGAGCTCAAGTGGATGCCTTATGCGCCAATATGGCTCCGAAGAGGCTTAAGTAAGTACGTGTATAAGTAAGTGACTTTGTTCAAATTAGCAGGTCACCGCTGATCGTCATCAGTCTGGAGCCCAAGTTTTAAAATGTAGTCGAGGACACTTTCCGCCTTTAAAACCTCAGCCCCGCTGACATCATCCAGCCAGCAGTCACAGTGGAACACCAGCATTTGTTTGGTGATGTTCCCGGTCATGGTTagctgtaatgaaagaaaatcaTGGTGTCAAGTCAATATTATGAAGATCCTGCACCAACAATGTCAACCAGATGGTGTCAGCAGAAGTGGAATAGTTACATGGGAAGGCAAACAGCCATTTGATACAAACAGTCATTTAATTGGTTCCCCATCATGGTTTGCTACATTGAAAGTACTTTTTTCCAAAACCCTGTCGTAAAGACTCTTCTTATCtaaaaatgtttatgtttttcgTCATGCTGTGTAGAGCAAGGATTAGTACGAATCAAAACACCCAAAGTAAGCAATTAAtcattgcaataacagtttaaaGTCAAGTttatcaaaaaataaatgttctAAGAAtttacaacattctcaaagtgctttacatatTGCCGATCATGATTTGGGGGTCAAGCCAGGGTGATTGCGCAATACTTGCAGATTGCCAATTTGCTTAAAATATCGTTTATCTTTGGATTTATTTAAACTGAATTGACGTCATCCGCTAGATATCATATAGAAATTGattaaaacaaagaaagttCGCCAATTATTAAAGCATTTGGGAATTCCTTCTGCTATCTGAGCTTTAATGGGTCATAACACAGCCAAAACAGAATCTCTGACAACGTCCTGGCAACTGCCTTtacgtttatttgcccttgTCGGCCTTTAGGCCTATCGACCCCATGGAAGCTGCTCCATGGTGATCGATGGTATCGAGATTTGTCCTGATAACTCTTTGATAAGGCAGTCGAACAATAgacatttaggcctaggtaACAGCAGGATTTTAAAAAAGACAATCGACCTCTTTTAACAGTCAagtaaggggcaaaataaccTAATGGCACTGGAACTGGTTGAACAGCTTGGATCGATGTTGTACAATACATACCTTGACGAGATACCATCCTCTGCCACCATTGTTGTCATGACCAACTCTAAATAGAGAAGAACGTCAGTATTGCCTTTTTTTCTGCACCAAAacagtactacatgtatatcatgtacatgtagtattattGGACTAACTAGCCTAGACTAGGTttgagaagtacatgtaaacaattgaacaattgaGAAGTGCATGtaaacaattgaacaattgagatgtacatgtaagcaatattttattgaacaattgagacatacatgtaaacaattgaacaattgaTAAGTGCATGtaaacaattgaacaattgagatgtacatgtaaacaattgaacaattgagatgtacatgtaaacaattgaacaattgaGAAGTGCATGtaaacaattgaacaattgagatgtacatgtaaacaattgaacaattgaGATGAACATGTAAATTACTGCACTAGTTTTGAGAATGTCCATGGGCATTACTCTAATGAACAAAAAGAAATACCAGTTCCTATTTGTTTATCTATAAATTCATTGTTAACCGTTTTTTCCGTTTCAGAAACCTTATCCTTTGGAAAAATAATACAGCTCTAGTTGTCCTTGGTCAATTGTTGTGACATGGGAAACAAATACACCGCTCCTGCTGTCCTTGCAAGAAGGCCATTGCATAATATTTCAGTGTCAAACATTTTCTGACCTACCTTATACTATgtattttaccaacatttgtTTGCATACTGAATTCAAATTGGTCAATGTTTCCCCTTTCAAATTTCGTCCCGTCTTCGTCCATGAGGGTGTAACTGATGAAGCCATATTCCCCCTCGGCTGTGACGTACACCGTTGCATCCGTCCCATCTCCATATTCATTACCAGTTTCTACTGTAACAGTGTACTCTGAAAAGTCAAAGGCTATCTCTGCAGTAGATCCTACAGCAAGGTTATTGGCATACCTGAGCAGTGCCCCACCTGCAAATCGTTTGTGCACATCGCTTACGATTTGGCAAAAGGTGTGTAAATCTCGGGATAtatttttggaagtgactatttggcaagcccggctcaccaaacagcgccttttttctgccctagatggagagccgaactcatgcatattcaaccatccaggagctcattatcattcgtggcaacactgtcagcaacactggagttacagtgaaacgcctttagaaatgcacacaaatgcattttaaaacatgcttatcagttaaatcacgtttatgactttttttgtaaatccatacagtcatgtacatgtacatgctccttcatggattattgaccaaaacccgagtttagtaacagaaattgaatcgagagcgggaagtcggccattgttaaatatgcgcatataaattcgaatgtgacgtcactgctctctgattggccaacatgttgtaacctctccggctcgccaaagagggtagtatttttgccctgtttggcaagcccggcctATATTTTTATTACAGGTCCAAATATGATATcagcagctacatgtaaatCAGATTTAAGGTGCTTGCAGTTTTTTGTTATACTCTGTAATTTTCGGCCAAGTTAGTAAAAGCGAGTGACACAAGTGGCCACTTGCCTTGCGCACATATGAAAAGCGAGGATGAAAATCAATAAGAACTTTATACCTTGCCATAAATCGACTTATGAAATTGGACCAGTTTCCAAATCAAACCGACTTTACCAAATATATTGAATTCGAGAGGTCAGGTAAAGTAAAAATGAGGCGTTTAAAAAATCTGCTATTTCTACCAATCATCCCCGATCTTCATTATGAGGTTGTTAACAAAAGATTTTCAACTTTGTCATATTTCGACCAAATAAAAAGTTCTTTTATCTACAAGTATATTCAAAGATTGTTCCACAACATGCGAGTACTCACAAGAACATGTACACGTTATTGGTCCAACTTCAATTAGGCTACTTCAATACAAACCATTATCGAACAAAATCAAGGGATTCTCTGGTaatctttttttctccatttctaTACCCAAAACGCGTGCATACTGGTCTCCATAATATACAAGTAGCTCTTCCCCTGGAAAGAAATTACATGTTAAGAAAATAGTAGTCAATGGTAATACTAATGGAAGAGTAGTTAACCAAATAGCAGTTAACACACAGCAGTCAATTGTTGTTCAAAAATGTAATACACGACAATGCAGGTAAATTTTTCTAAATGGTTCTaacaaaaatcaacaaattcACATATCAAGCAAACTATTTACTTCTCACCTGGATACACAGCTCTGATGGTTACGTAGTAAATGTCCCCATCCATTTGATGCCCATCCATATTTTGTTCCTCATAACTTCTGGCACAATTAACGTACCGCAGGTAATTCGACTTGGCTGGATTTCTAGACTCAACATAATGGACAGTCTTGTTCTCATTAAAAATCTGAAACAACAATGCATTGCGTCAAACACAACATCTCTTGCATTACATTCTTGAAAATCCCCTTGTTTCTTAAGACATTTAATTATATAAAGACCCACCTTCCCCTATGAAGATGAACAGATATTTCTTGCCATTTCATGCTTGAGCACCACATGGATGATCTCACAGCACATCATGCAATGCAAAGCTACCTGTATATCATCGCAAACCCACTGGTTGTAATCCCTAATTTCtttctaattcaattcaaaCAGTTAGATTTCTTAGCATCCCTGACCACAGTGATGGGCTTCATTATGATACTTCCATTCTTAGTGAAAAAAATAGACAGTTACAAGAATTTGTGTTTTGCTCAAATGGAGGAAAATTTTAGCAAACATCTGAACCTACCGTCCAAGCATATCCAACTTGTCTATGCGGATTACCGTCCCTGTCCCACTCGATCTCACCCCGATATGGGCCAAACATGACACCGTCAGCGATGAATTCCTTTGAGAATACGCCGAGCCCGGCCCCCGGGATAGTGGACCCGAGTACGAGCAGACCCTCTGGTGTTGTTAACCTTGCATAGTTTTCGGTGCCATGTTCACTGAGTGGCACCTGaaaattatcaatatcatattaaATATTCCAAATTACTCGTACCACGTTGAAAAGCCcagaaatttgtattcataacaAAAGGTATTTTGTGTGGCCCAGAGAAAACGTGTATTCTACAAAATAATCACAACTATAGCATTGATATTTTGCCACAGAGATAGAAATCATAGGCTAAAAACCTGAATATAGTCATGTTGACAAGGCAACACGTTCAAACGAAAATATATGATGTGGTCCAAAGGCAAAGTAAATTTGTTAACTTGTTTGGGCCATAAAGACAATAACCCCACGGAAAATAGGACTAGGGACTGCGAATTCTATATTTTacaccaatagcattccgcgaagatgacgtcactgcagctgctgccctctatttccccatcgctgaattacaggcaatgtcggacaaacatgcggtttcgtaatggattgaggctttctaactagggcggttagattcaatctggcacatgtccgagtgttggaaatactacataattgttctgaatatttctctctctgactctatggtatcattcatgctaaaaacaatgcagggtcaaagataattgactttgaaataagctcaaatgcgtagaaataagtgtcgatgtctgactgtcacgtgactaaaacgtcatcaatatcttatgcaaatgaccttgtgagctataaatagtaacctcgcggaatgctattggtatGTATGTTTGTTAGTATTTTAACAATATTCTATGAAAGGATTGAATGTGGCACTTTGAAAATTGTACTTTTTTACCACCAAACTTTTTGCGTCCATGATTGTAGGTTTGTACAGTTACTGTGAAAAGCCTGATATGAACTATGTGACTATTCTAACACGACTCGGACCCTTCAGGCTCAGATCAGCACATACCTCGCTATCTTTGATGATCACCAGGGGCTCATCATCCGCGGGATAATCATTGGCATGTTCTTTCTGGCAATCTTCACACACTGAAACACATAAACTGTAGAATTCAACAATGCTGGTCTTCTGACATGGAAAGAGGACAGTATAACGATGTCACTTCTAAGTTTCTGACTGGCATCATACCATGCAAACTCATTTAAtattagtcgtagttccacttatcataaaaccccgtgctttttcaagacccgtgtcttcgccgtgtgtgaAAAAAACCGCGGCGCActttacacctatcagttgtgtttaacacaactgataggtatagataatggttaatagccccggcgacaggtgcgctgtaggtagggagctctcctgtgtttctttcccgttggagggggcgcaatacgagacaagaccacaattgattttccaagccatttccagttatttaaaatgcctgccattaaagaatgcgtggagctgtgaaactgaaattcggatatgatatacgggttagtcttgcgagtaactggtgcgatggaaattggtgattgaccacggaatttttttttaaaattgacaagtttgacacaagtggacatttttacccatttcggccattttcactccaaatttgaaccaccccccctatggccaggttgtcaaaattcaaaattattttttttaccaaacaatttatttatatctgtagacttgccacagcaaatattttttcaatacctctccaaatatgtacttgagagtaaaaaacatgcactcgtctaatagataggcctggaccctccaacctatgaatattcattagtggtcttgtctcataccgaggcaactacaccgcgtcatctgtcgccggatcttagaacttgtgttgaacacgggtcgaaattagcccccgattagccccatcgagctcgatggggctaaaagacacggggatttgacacatggggctatttagacacggcaattcataggtgaaagcgcaaaagacacggggatttgataggtggaagtacgactattgtGATGGGTGGAAAGTCGATTATTGTTCTGTTTTTAACGAAACCAGGGTTTAAACATTATTGAAGGCGAAATGTCTATGTTTATTCAATTTAATTATTCCTTTCCAAAACAACACAGGAGTGTTCTATTTAAAGATGACATGCATTCATAGAACTACCAGAGGCCAAAGAAAAGAAATCCAAAATGAACTTGACTACACAAACCATATGTTATTTGAATTCCTTTTCACTGTGATCTGTCTCATTAAAGTGTTCTTAGTGAGTTCGAACTCGACACCGGTTTAAGAATTCAACCATTACAGCTTTCTTTTAAAGTTGAACTAAAATCTAGAATCTAAAATAAATCAAGATAGCATCTCTGCTACCTGTCCGTCAATGAACTTGGTGATTATTAAGACAAACAAAGTTAGCCAAGTTGACATCTATCACATTTAAAGTGTTGTTGGCCATTTGATGGTCGGGCGTAAAAATAATACAATGTGAACATTTATGTTAAAATTTGCAAAGTAAAAATGAATAAGATTGATAATGTGCTACATGTGATATAAGATATACGTTGAAAGCCTGCTTCCCTAAGTGGCCAATGACCAGGCCTACAACTTGCATGAAAATCATTGGCCTAATCATTGACCTTTTTGTTGAAAGGATTCTAAAATACTTACTAGTAGAGCGTAGACTATGCCTTTCCTGGTTGGCTGAAGCATAGTTCAGCAGCCCAATAACGCCTAGCAGAAGTGACGAGAAGATCCATCGAATTAACATGCTGATGAATTCGCAACAAAGATGTGGGTGGCCAAAATAAAACTAAAACAATTGTGGGGGATACAAGTTCATTTATAGGAACTAAACAAGCATTGAATGACGGTGCCAAACTGGGAACCATGTAGTTTCTAAATAAGTATAGAGTCAAAGCATATGAACAAACTTCCATGTCTACAAAGTGTAAGCTTCTTGCAACCTAAACCAGTTTACAACACAGATCGAAATTTAGTCCAGGCAAGAAAAGTTTTAAACAACAATGCTAAAATAGGCAACAGGCCCTTAATAAGGCTAAGTACTGTATAGGCATTGTAGCCGCGTGTTATGGTTTAACTTGCACTGAACCAGGCCCGGAGAGATTAGTCAGGCTTAGACTTCAATGTATTAACGTCACTTAATGGGTCAAAACAAGATTATCGAAATGGGGATAATTTGCTTATTATTTACATTCTATTTACATAATTTACATTGAATTATCATTTATTTTACAAGGACATAAATGTATCTGAGTATTACAATACAATTTACAAGAACATACATTATGAGAGTATCACGAAGTTGATAATTACCCATCTGAAATCAGGGTTTTTGCCACTGTGGGGAAAGAAGGGGGTACCAATCCCTCCCCTTggaaaaatataaaatatttaCAATGATAATTTGGTAGATTACATTATTATCTTTTTATACTTTTTTTGCGATTTTTATCTTAACAAATCATGGTTATTTGCATAATCCGCAAAAACAAGTTGGTGTTTAACAGCGATAATAAGTGTAAATGTATTGTAGTAACATTAAAAACCTCATGAATCTACATATTAATAAATATTTTGACGTATTGGTAGTATACAAGAAGAGTTTCACCAACAGAAGTTTTTATAAAGTGAGATGTCAGTGGTGATGCGTTCCTCAGATGTGTTGATTAAAATTGCAAGTTTCCTCGTGCTCTGttttgatatatacatgtaatcatggACAGAGGTAGATCTAAAGTCCGAATGTGTCACCCTTCCCTTCCCGCGCTTACTCCTTTTTGATACTCGATTTTAAAGTCAGCATCTAAAAACAATTAGTACTCGCTAGGACATCGTTAAATTGAGATAGTTGAGTCCCTAGTTAAGCCTACAATCCAGGCCGCAGAGAACGCCAACCCAGATTTTTGCAAACTTTCCGAAGTCAGTGATTTCGGGGCCAAGAAAACCTTTGCTATGTGCtgacatttttttgtttattttagcTCTTCTTCAGTTCCTGTGTTGGGCAATACTAAGTGCTACTTCATATAAGTAACATTGATTTCAATGCAAAGGATGGTGAACTATAAGTCAGATCACTTTGGTGGGCAGCTCTTGTCGGCTGTGCGATGGACCTTTATTTTTCCTACAAAATAGAGGAGAATATTCATCAGAGTCAGCATTCAGATTATTCTCGCAACAAATAAATTGCATTGTGACAGTGAGTTTGTGGTCTCGAAGGCTTGTACATGCCGCAAAGGGCATCCTAAACTAGCTGGAGGTCATGAGGACACAATCAAGCAACCTTACAGCATCCAAGACTCAACATTTACATGGCCATCTCAGCCAGCCTGATAACGCACTTATTCAGTTTagaaaagaagtacatgtaattcaaaggTGCACAGCCTTCCCTTTTAACCGCTTGAGCAATCAAAGTGCATCAACACCCCAATAATTCTTCCCCTTCACTGGATTGCAAAGGGCTGTTGCCTCTATTGCCTGATAATAGAATaagcatttgtcagtctcgagggtgaccttaatagagcggtTGTACTGTATTTGAGTGGAATCCTACCTTGTGTGGTGTTGCCAGCAGATGTACAGTGTTATGGTGAACGCCAGCAACACGGTCGACACTATCAATATATTGAACACAAGGCCTGTAAAAGTGAAAGTAGAATTGACATCTTTCTCCTGCAACTGACAATCGTAgcctttacatgtactttgagaAAGCTTTACAGAGTATGAATGACCAATTCCTTCAGAGCATTTCAGTATTATACTTGTTGAACTGTTCCt
This genomic window from Lineus longissimus chromosome 13, tnLinLong1.2, whole genome shotgun sequence contains:
- the LOC135497605 gene encoding uncharacterized protein LOC135497605; protein product: MLQSLVFVSSILLILWNVIGSRSLDYEPVACFLAPRNGKSVDLKGTHVKNFKSSLDFSALEKTVVHPCYELLKHNNDVLYFGIFDHSECYSFKKGWLNIELLKHPSRECKDGKVGGKDTIFLYKIRQYTEYGCFLTTSEGKSIDLKGTMVANFKSALIDSALDKTVVHPCYDTLKDNEDVLYFGIVDNSECYSFKKGWHNRDILAQPSDRCTDGKVGGKDTVFLYTIRRHWKKDEL
- the LOC135497604 gene encoding PR domain zinc finger protein 1-like, yielding MLIRWIFSSLLLGVIGLLNYASANQERHSLRSTMCEDCQKEHANDYPADDEPLVIIKDSEVPLSEHGTENYARLTTPEGLLVLGSTIPGAGLGVFSKEFIADGVMFGPYRGEIEWDRDGNPHRQVGYAWTIFNENKTVHYVESRNPAKSNYLRYVNCARSYEEQNMDGHQMDGDIYYVTIRAVYPGEELLVYYGDQYARVLGIEMEKKRLPENPLILFDNEYTVTVETGNEYGDGTDATVYVTAEGEYGFISYTLMDEDGTKFERGNIDQFEFSMQTNVGKIHSIRVGHDNNGGRGWYLVKLTMTGNITKQMLVFHCDCWLDDVSGAEVLKAESVLDYILKLGLQTDDDQR